Sequence from the Equus quagga isolate Etosha38 chromosome 15, UCLA_HA_Equagga_1.0, whole genome shotgun sequence genome:
GGGCTCCAAGATGTCACCAAAGGGCTTTCGGAGGCTGCGTAGGAACTCACGAGTGACAAAACCAGTGCCACTGGCCACCAGCAGCCCATCCTTGTTGATGATGGAAGCCAGCATGGCGAAGATGGCCTCATGCACGCCATACTTGAGAAGGGTCACCTGGTCGTTGAGGAAGAGGTTGCTGAAGCTGGGGATGCTCTTGGCGAACTCCGTGAGCTCACGCACGGTCTCCACCGAGGTGCACTGGCAGCGGTAGAAGACATGCACGCTGATCTCCTTGTAGGGTGGCAGGCCATTCACCAGCTGCTTCCACACCAGGCCTTTCTCTGCCTGCCACAATGTCTCGATGTCGTGGATCACAAAGGGCTGAAAACCAGGCCCCATTAGAGGCCAGGCCTTGGGGGACTCCCGCCCATGTGCTCCCCATACCCTGCCTGTACCATGAAGTTAGGGGAGGAAGGAGGCCTGGTTCTCCCAGGAGTCGGGCAGGTGGCAGTGGGGCCCAGAGCCTGGGATGCTGCCAGGCCGAGCAGTAACACTCACCGCCGAGTGGCTGGCCTTGCCGGTGAGGATGCCGCGGGCCTTCTTTTTGGTCATGTTGAAGTTTTTCAGGTAGGCGTTGTAGATGTGCTTGGAGAAGGCCTTCAGGTCAGCTACCTGTGGGTTGTGCTGACTCGCCTCACTTGCTGTCAGCCCTGCCACCAGCTTCCTCTTCTCGGCCTCTGGCATCCGGCCAAAGCGGATGGCTGCAGAGGTGGGGGAACAGTCACCGGGGAGCCCAGGCAGGGGCCAGCACCTCTAACCTCCTTGATCCCCAAGGACGGAGACACACTTTTTGAGCCCAGGGTCCTCAAAAGCTCTAGAGCCAGCCAGTTAGAACGTGGGGGAACCCCTCCAGAACAgaagctccaggaggacaggaCTCTGTCTTGTTCACAGGGCCCGGCACACGAGGGCCTTAACGCACAGTGACTGACCCctctggctgggggctgggggagcgtGGCAGGCAGGGAGACAGGCTTTGGTGAAAAGGCCCGTGCTTGAGTCCTAGCTTGGCAGCTTACCGGCCGTGTGACTCTGGGAGCCTACTTCACCTTTCTTCTTAAGAAAAATGGGGCTAATACTTAAATCTCACGGGTTGTCAGAACAACTAAATGAGAGTATTCACAAAGTAAGTTCTCAGAAACTGCAGTCATTAGGAACGGAACAGGACACGAATCTGGCTTCTCCGAGGACAAACAAGAATTCAGCCAGCCCTGAGATCTCCTAGGAAatcctctccccctcccagggAGTGGGGCGCAGGTAGATACAGACTGAGGGGAGGGATAAAACCCCCAGACCCTATCACCTAGGAAAAGCTGCGACGGAGCACTCAGATCCTGCCACCCTCTAAGATGCAAGACAGTGACAGTTAGGGTGTCTGTGGGTGGAAATGTTTAAACAGGAGGCTCTCCCCTGTCCTCTGGGCATCTAACCTAGAGGGGTAAAGAGGAGGCAGGTGGGGTTTGCAAAATCCTACTTTATGAGGTCTGAAGACGAGACTCTGAGGAGGTCTGGAGCACAGTGCAGGGCAGGCTCTGTCTCCTGGGCATGGCTGGCCTCCAGGAAACTCCCACCTGGCTCCTACCCACCCTTAATAACCAAGAAGGGCTGAGGGGATCCCAGGCCTTGGCAGTGGCTTTTCACATTGTGCCGGGTCATCTGAGACAGGCTTGAGGCTCTGGGAATAGTTTCCAACACCACTGGAGCTGGGGTCAATTCTCAGTTCCCTTCCAGGCCAGAGAGGGTGAGCCTCAGGTACAGACAGGCGGAGATGGCTCCAAGCCTGGGACCCACGATGGATACTGGGCAGTGTGGGGAAGGAAGATTTTAGGCCAGCTTGTGCTGGCTCCAAGACTCAGGATCCAGGTCAGCAAGGTCAACAGCTGACATTTACGCAGTgcttcctatatgccaggcactgatgAGGGCACCCCCTTTCTGGGCTCCCTGAAGCCTGGCCTTCAGGCCGTGTGAGCCACAGCCAGGGCGGCTCTCACCATTATGTGACATGCCCAGCGCCAGGCATTTCTGGAAGCGGCAGTACTGGCACTTGTTGCGGTTCTTCTTCTGGATCTTGCAGCTCCGCTCACACTTCTCATATTCCAGCTTCATGCGGATCGTCCGACGGAAGAAGCCCTGAGGAACAGTGAACAGGTGAGGAATAGCCacaaggaggggagaggctgagaaTCCTGTTCTGCCCACTGGGTTGCGCCAGGAGGCCCAATTatgcataaaaatgtaaaaactcctGAAATTTGGACGTAATGGGAAATTTTCccggagggaagaaggagaagaaaactaaCTCTAAAACTTttgcaataattaaaataatatataccgTATTTATTTCAAATGCTTCTTTGTTAGTTTGGTGACAGGAAATTGTATGGTAGCTAACTTGATTTATTCATAAATGTATCTAGTTCTGGGTATTTCCCAGGTAGTGGTTTAACACAGTAATATGTGAAATTTTGATGGGTGTACCATTAGGAAGAAGAACCCAAAAGCAccactggaaaaagaaatgtaactttccattttttttttaaagaggctcCTTCAGGCCTTGAGGCACAGAAAACCCTGACCTCAGGAAGATGGCCCCGCTCAAGACATCATTCTGTCCTGCCCACCCTCTTGAGCCAGGTCCCTAGGGGCTATCAGAAGCCAAGAGAGCCCAGGTGAGTGCCTCTGTTAGCGGGGCAGGTGCCCAGCAGGGAAGCTCTGACAAAGGGACTCCTCCTCTCCAGCAGGACCCAGAGCTGAGGCCTGGAAtgggccccagggcctggctgcctCCCAGGTGGGGATCGCCCAGAGGGTATTGTCGgggccccaccccacaccagGGAAAGACTGGCAGGTCAACTCACCATATGACCACAGCCTGAAGGCCAGCCAGCACCCCCCATTGCCCATACCTTGCACCCCTCGCATGCGTGAACACCGTAGTGGAAGCCTGATGCCTTGTCCCCACACACGCGGCACTCCATGTTGAGGCTCCCGCACGAGGCCCCGTCACAGCCCATTTGCAGCTGGTCCAGCAGTGACGGTGGCGAGGAGCTCCGGGAGAGGtctgcacacacacaacacagggGTGGCTTCATATTCTGCTGGGCCTGGGGGCCAGGGGAGGTGACTAGAGCCCACAGGGCAGCAAGGTGGCAGGAAGAGCCCATGTTTCTGAATCACACAGCCCTCGGCTCAGCCACTTAAGAGCTATGTGTCTCCGGAGAGTCAACCTTTTTCAggatcagtttcttcatctagaaCACGGGGTTAAGGACAGCTCCTCTGGGAGGATGGCAAAAAGTTTCCAAACACTTCCCCCAGACCTGACTCATGGCAGGTGTTCTGGAAACGGCAGCTATTACTATCTGGCGTAAGTCAGAGCCTTCGTGGGCTGAACTCACGGTTGAGGAGGAGAGGGTGTGGGCGGACGGTTGTgttttgggaggaggggagcaagaggaagaaag
This genomic interval carries:
- the PPARD gene encoding peroxisome proliferator-activated receptor delta, with the protein product MEQPPEEAPEVREEEEKEEVAEAEGAPELNGGPEHSLPSSSYADLSRSSSPPSLLDQLQMGCDGASCGSLNMECRVCGDKASGFHYGVHACEGCKGFFRRTIRMKLEYEKCERSCKIQKKNRNKCQYCRFQKCLALGMSHNAIRFGRMPEAEKRKLVAGLTASEASQHNPQVADLKAFSKHIYNAYLKNFNMTKKKARGILTGKASHSAPFVIHDIETLWQAEKGLVWKQLVNGLPPYKEISVHVFYRCQCTSVETVRELTEFAKSIPSFSNLFLNDQVTLLKYGVHEAIFAMLASIINKDGLLVASGTGFVTREFLRSLRKPFGDILEPKFEFAIKFNALELDDSDLALFIAAIILCGDRPGLMNVPQVEAIQDTILRALEFHLQANHPDAQYLFPKLLQKMADLRQLVTEHAQMMQRIKKTETETLLHPLLQEIYKDMY